A window of the Fuscovulum sp. genome harbors these coding sequences:
- the pdxH gene encoding pyridoxamine 5'-phosphate oxidase encodes MDRSGIFAGDDPFAIARAWLAEAEPVEPNDPNAIALATVDSAGMPNVRMVLLKEIEADAFVFYTNYTSRKGQEIAASGTAAFVLHWKSLRRQIRVRGVTEREEGPKADEYYASRSLKSRLGAWASAQSQPLASRTALMAEVAKVTMEQGPMPKRPPFWGGIRIRPVEIEFWADGPFRLHDRFRWTRAEGGTAGGMPWEISRLNP; translated from the coding sequence ATGGACAGAAGCGGAATTTTTGCGGGCGATGACCCCTTTGCCATCGCGCGGGCCTGGTTGGCCGAGGCGGAACCGGTGGAGCCGAACGACCCCAACGCCATTGCCCTGGCGACTGTGGACAGCGCGGGGATGCCCAATGTGCGCATGGTTTTGCTGAAGGAAATCGAGGCGGATGCCTTTGTGTTCTACACCAATTATACCTCGCGCAAGGGGCAGGAGATTGCGGCGAGCGGCACGGCGGCCTTTGTTTTGCATTGGAAATCCCTGCGCCGCCAGATCCGGGTGCGGGGGGTGACGGAACGTGAAGAGGGGCCGAAGGCGGATGAGTATTACGCCAGCCGCAGCCTGAAAAGCCGGTTGGGGGCCTGGGCTTCGGCGCAGTCGCAGCCGTTGGCATCGCGCACGGCGCTGATGGCCGAGGTGGCGAAGGTGACGATGGAGCAGGGGCCGATGCCTAAACGCCCGCCCTTCTGGGGCGGCATCCGCATCCGGCCGGTGGAAATCGAGTTCTGGGCGGATGGCCCGTTCCGCCTGCATGACCGGTTCCGCTGGACGCGGGCCGAGGGCGGAACAGCCGGGGGGATGCCGTGGGAGATTTCCCGGTTGAACCCGTGA
- the fabI gene encoding enoyl-ACP reductase FabI, with translation MSTGLMAGKRGLIMGLANDKSIAWGIAKTLADHGAEMAFSYQGEALKKRVEPLAASIGTPLLFECDVASEESMDALFAGLKAEWGQIDFLVHAIGFSDKNELRGRYVDTSRANFLMTMDISVYSFTAVCQRAAAIMAPGGSLLTLTYYGAEKVMPHYNVMGLAKAALEASVKYIAEDLGKDGIRVNAISAGPIKTLAASGIGDFRYIMKWNELNSPLRRNVTQEEVGKAALYLLSDLGSGTTGENLHVDAGYHVVGMKAVDAPDIDAVTGRNGKE, from the coding sequence ATGTCAACCGGACTTATGGCAGGAAAGCGCGGGCTCATCATGGGTCTTGCAAATGACAAATCCATCGCCTGGGGCATTGCAAAGACCCTTGCCGATCACGGCGCGGAAATGGCCTTCTCATATCAGGGAGAGGCGCTGAAAAAGCGCGTCGAACCGCTTGCCGCCTCGATTGGCACCCCGCTTCTCTTCGAATGTGACGTTGCGTCAGAAGAGTCGATGGACGCGCTTTTCGCGGGCCTGAAGGCCGAATGGGGCCAGATCGATTTCCTCGTTCATGCCATCGGATTCTCCGACAAGAACGAATTGCGCGGCCGCTACGTCGACACGTCGCGCGCCAACTTTCTGATGACGATGGATATCTCCGTCTATTCCTTCACCGCCGTCTGCCAGCGCGCGGCCGCCATCATGGCCCCCGGCGGGTCGCTCCTGACGCTCACCTATTACGGTGCGGAAAAGGTCATGCCGCATTACAACGTGATGGGTCTGGCCAAGGCCGCGCTGGAGGCATCGGTGAAATACATCGCCGAAGACCTCGGCAAGGACGGCATCCGCGTCAACGCCATCTCGGCTGGCCCGATCAAGACGCTGGCCGCTTCCGGCATCGGTGATTTCCGCTACATCATGAAGTGGAACGAACTGAACTCCCCCCTCCGCCGCAACGTCACGCAAGAAGAGGTGGGCAAGGCCGCGCTTTACCTGCTCTCCGATCTCGGCTCCGGCACCACGGGCGAAAACCTGCATGTCGATGCGGGCTATCATGTCGTGGGGATGAAGGCCGTAGATGCCCCAGATATCGACGCGGTGACCGGGCGGAACGGCAAGGAATGA
- a CDS encoding LysE family translocator: protein MTIAAFLAFVGLVIFAAISPGPAVLMSARTGLTEGFRTGLMLAMGIGAGAVVWASAAMFGLNLLFAAAPALLWALKIGGGLYLIWMAIHLWRDAKTPLVTDDTRPVPRSALSAFRLGLFTQLANPKPAVMFSAIFLGTVPQGTPLWVYLALLAVIFTSETLWNTLVARIFSLDSTRARYISLKTVIDRSFGGLLALLGVKIAAT, encoded by the coding sequence ATGACCATCGCCGCCTTCCTGGCCTTTGTCGGTTTGGTAATTTTCGCCGCCATCTCGCCCGGCCCCGCCGTGCTGATGTCGGCCCGCACCGGCCTGACCGAAGGCTTCCGCACCGGACTGATGCTTGCCATGGGTATCGGCGCGGGCGCGGTCGTCTGGGCCTCTGCCGCGATGTTCGGGCTCAACCTCCTGTTCGCCGCCGCCCCGGCCCTGCTCTGGGCGCTGAAGATCGGCGGCGGGCTTTACCTCATCTGGATGGCCATCCACCTCTGGCGCGACGCCAAGACCCCGCTCGTCACCGATGACACGCGCCCCGTGCCGCGCTCGGCGCTGTCGGCCTTCCGCCTTGGCCTCTTCACGCAACTGGCCAACCCGAAACCGGCAGTCATGTTTTCCGCCATCTTCCTCGGCACCGTGCCGCAGGGCACGCCGCTTTGGGTCTATCTCGCGCTTCTCGCCGTTATTTTCACGTCTGAGACCCTCTGGAATACCCTCGTCGCGCGCATCTTCTCGCTCGACAGCACCCGCGCCCGCTACATCAGCCTGAAAACCGTCATCGACCGCAGCTTCGGGGGCCTTCTCGCGCTTCTCGGGGTCAAGATCGCCGCCACCTGA
- the gpt gene encoding xanthine phosphoribosyltransferase, with product MAAERLPHEKGFHVSWDQIHRDARALAWRMDGKGPGEGGAWKAVVGITRGGLVPAMIVSRELDIRVVDTISVKSYNHQSQTEARVTKAPQEDLMGDGTGILIVDDLVDSGKTLELVRRLYPKAHFATVYAKPHGKPQVDTYVTEVSQDTWIFFPWDMALQYVQPFRGTD from the coding sequence ATGGCCGCCGAACGCCTCCCGCATGAAAAAGGCTTCCACGTCAGCTGGGACCAGATCCACCGCGACGCCCGCGCGCTCGCATGGCGGATGGATGGCAAAGGTCCGGGCGAAGGCGGTGCCTGGAAGGCCGTGGTCGGCATCACACGCGGCGGCCTCGTCCCCGCGATGATCGTCTCGCGCGAACTGGACATCCGCGTCGTCGATACGATCAGCGTCAAATCCTACAACCACCAATCCCAGACCGAGGCCCGCGTCACCAAGGCCCCGCAAGAAGACCTGATGGGCGATGGCACCGGCATCCTGATCGTCGACGACCTCGTCGACAGCGGCAAAACGCTGGAACTGGTCCGCCGCCTCTACCCAAAGGCCCATTTCGCCACCGTCTATGCCAAACCCCATGGCAAGCCGCAGGTCGATACCTATGTGACCGAGGTCAGCCAGGACACCTGGATCTTCTTCCCCTGGGACATGGCGCTGCAATACGTCCAACCCTTCCGCGGCACGGATTGA
- a CDS encoding aminotransferase has translation MTLPLNPAMAATDPPPVMEARRWLQGASFPADRPLINVSQAAPVDPPPLGLRQALADAALHNDAAHLYGPVLGLPELRAEIAAQWSLAYGGTIHDSQVAITQGCNQAFTAIMSTLAGAGDEVILPTPWYFNHKMWLDMQGVTTVPLPAGPGLIPQAADAARLITPRTRAIVLVSPNNPGGVEYPAETLAAFRDLCRAHDLALIVDETYRDFDARSGRPHDLFTDPDWHDTLIQLYSFSKAYRLTGHRVGAIVASTARLAEVEKFLDTVAICPSQLGQIGALWGMRNLAQWVAGERDEILSRRAAMVSGFAALPDWKLLGCGAYFAYVEHPFDMASDALAKQLVHDASLLMLPGTMFQPPGNPDGRRQLRIAFANVDATGITEMFRRLAAFRP, from the coding sequence ATGACCCTGCCCCTGAACCCCGCCATGGCCGCCACCGATCCCCCCCCGGTGATGGAGGCGCGGCGTTGGCTGCAAGGGGCCAGTTTTCCCGCAGACCGCCCCCTGATCAATGTCAGCCAAGCCGCCCCGGTGGACCCGCCGCCCCTCGGCCTGCGGCAGGCGCTGGCCGATGCCGCGCTGCACAATGACGCCGCGCATCTTTATGGCCCCGTCCTCGGCCTGCCCGAACTGCGCGCGGAAATCGCGGCGCAATGGTCCCTGGCCTATGGCGGCACGATCCACGACTCGCAAGTCGCCATAACCCAGGGTTGCAATCAGGCCTTCACCGCCATCATGTCCACCCTCGCGGGCGCGGGGGATGAGGTGATCCTGCCAACCCCATGGTATTTCAACCACAAGATGTGGCTGGACATGCAGGGTGTCACCACGGTTCCCCTGCCCGCCGGCCCCGGCCTCATCCCGCAGGCCGCCGATGCCGCCCGCCTGATCACCCCCCGCACCCGCGCCATCGTGCTGGTCAGCCCCAACAATCCCGGCGGCGTGGAATACCCGGCGGAAACGCTCGCCGCCTTCCGCGACCTCTGCCGCGCGCATGACCTTGCCCTCATCGTCGATGAAACCTACCGCGATTTCGACGCGCGGTCTGGCCGCCCCCATGACCTCTTCACCGATCCCGACTGGCACGACACGCTGATCCAGCTTTACAGCTTTTCCAAAGCCTACCGCCTGACCGGTCACCGCGTCGGCGCCATTGTCGCCAGCACCGCGCGGCTGGCCGAGGTGGAAAAGTTCCTAGACACCGTCGCCATCTGCCCAAGCCAACTGGGCCAGATCGGCGCGCTTTGGGGGATGCGGAACCTGGCCCAATGGGTAGCAGGCGAACGGGATGAAATTCTGTCGCGCCGTGCCGCCATGGTGAGCGGCTTTGCCGCCCTTCCCGATTGGAAACTCCTCGGCTGCGGCGCCTATTTCGCCTATGTCGAACACCCCTTCGACATGGCCTCCGACGCGCTGGCCAAACAGCTTGTGCACGATGCCTCGCTCCTCATGCTGCCCGGCACCATGTTCCAGCCCCCCGGCAACCCCGACGGCCGCCGCCAGCTGCGCATCGCCTTTGCCAA